In Levilactobacillus brevis, the genomic window ATAGCGGCCTCCGCAATGGCCCCCAGCGTGCTGAGAATGGCCGTAGCGGTCGTCACCTGAATAAAACTAATGCCGACCAGAACCGATAAGCCCTCCAAGTCTTCACTATCCTCCGGACCAAATCCCTGAACCAGCGCCCAGTGCTCCACCGGGACGATCAACAGCACTAAAATGACGAGAACGGCTGCCGAAGCCAGAAAAGCCACCGTACTGGACAGGTCATCCCCACTGCTCATGAAGATGGTCAACGCCAAGACTAACAGGCCGACCACCAGCGTTACCGGCAACGGCGGAAAATGAAAGGCCACCAGCACGATTGCCAAGAATAGCAGGCCAAAGTTCAAGAGGAGCGCCAGAAAAGACTGCAGCCCCGCCTTCCCTCCGACCAGAACCATCAAGATTAGGAGCACCAATCCCAAGACATTAATTGTACTCATGCACGCACCTTCTTTTCCATAAAACGGCTGGCGAGGTAGCTGGCCAACGGTACGGCCAACACGATGCCAATGCCACTAATCAAGCTTTGGACCACGCCCATCGACATGTTCATCGAGAAGGTATAGCCCCAACTATTTCCATTCTTCAGGTATAGCATTGCCATCGGAAAGGTGTCCGCCACGAAGATGAAGAAAAGGACGTTAATCAGCGGGCCCATAATGGTACTGCCAATCTGCCGACCAGACTTGAAGACTTGGCCCGCCGACAGCTCCGGCCGTTCGCGTTTCAACGCAAACAATGACGAGATAATATCGGTCGACTCATCCATAACAGCCCCCAGTGACCCCAGCAACGTTTCCGCCAAGAACAATGGTCGCGGTAGCTGCGTGACGTATTGCATGGACTCGTAGTACATCCCCTTCTCGTGGGTGAAATGAAAGACCAGTAGGGCCACGACAATTGAGAGCGCCGTTCCGCCTAGCGTGGTGGCCAGCGTAATCAGCATCTGCCGATTGGCGCCGATGACCAACCACAAGGTCAGCGCGGCGAAGACCACCGCCAGGCTACCGAAGATCCAGAGGACCCGGGCGCCCTGCGTTGACCCATTGAGGATAATGGCCATCAGGAACAGCACCCCATTGAGGGCCACACTCAGGAAGGCCATGAACCCGCTGAACTGCATGATGAGGAGCAATAGGCCGACAACTAACCACAGCATGAAGACCAACGGCGTGTCCCGCTTGGCATCCTTAGCCGTCGCGGTCAGTCCCGAGCGATGCTGATGGACCACCACGAAGAGTTGACTGCCCTTGCGATACCGTTGGTCCATGGCTCCCGACAGTGAATACGTGTTGGTGACCGTCAGCGTTTGCCCGCGATATTGACCATTGAGAATGTGCCCGCGCAGAACCTGTTTGGTCTGGCGATCCACGTTGTGAAAGTCATCCTCCTCGTGAGTGGCCGTCCCCGTCTGCACGCTCGTGACCTGCATGATGGGGTTCCGGTAGAGTCCCGCGTTGTGCTGCGTTCCCCATACCACTAGACCACCGATGAGAAGCACCAGTAGCCACAGGCCGAGTGTGACCTTTCTTTTCTTCACTAAACCTTGCATACTCCCGATCCCTTCTAACCTTTGACGCGTTGCATTCAATATACCACTTTCTGTGGTGGTGCCAGCGTCACGCTAAAAATTTTAACCAAATCACATGAATCGCCGTTCTAGCAACCCTACTAGGGGGTTAATTACCGGAGAATCCCTGGGGACCCTTGCAATTTGTGAGGATAAACGATAGAATGGTAGCCGATTGTTATTTTAATTAAGCGAGGGTTTTTACAATGAGAAAAGCACATCCAAATGGCGTTCAAGGCCGTCGGAAGGTTAACCGTAAAAAGGACCGGAAGCGGCGCGACGAAATTTCAGATTTACAACGTTGGTTAAAGAACAAAAAGTAAATCTGACGCCTATACCATAAAACGCACTGACAAGTTAATTGCCGGTGCGTTTTATTTTGCAGATTTTTTTAGACTAAAAAGGACTCGGCCAACGCCAAGTCCCCTGAATGACTTAATCAACGACTAACACACTCGTCTTGGAATTATGAACCACATAGCTCGTGGTTGACCCCATGATGGCCCGGCCCAGGCCGTGTGCCCCGGAACGCCCAATCACCGTCAAGTTCGTGTTGAGTTCTTCGGGCAAAGTCACGGCAATCGTCGGCTTCGGTAGACCGGTCTTGAACCGTGTTTCCACGGGCACACCGGCTTCCTTGACCTCTTCAACGGCAGTATCCAAGAATTTTGACGCCGCTTCCTTGAAATGCGTGACAATTTCACTGCCAAATTCCGCGCCGTAGTGGGCATAGGTTTGATCACTAGCGACGGAAACGATGAACAGCTTTGATCCCAGCTTTTGGGCCAATTTGGTTGCCTCCACCAGTGCTTTATGGGCGTTATTGCTCCCATCCATTGGTACTAAGATCCGTTCATACATCATATCCCGTCCTTTCCATATTAAACCATCAATGTGGTATCGCTTTCAACACCTTTATCATAGCAATAAACACCGCCCGTTGGAAGACAAATGCACAAATTTTCACGAGAATTTTAGGCTTCTGGGCAAATGTTTAGCCGATTCTCATTCTCGCTTTCCTCCCGGTTTGTGGTAAGATTAACCAAATAACTGAATTAGAAGGATGGTTTCCACAATCATGAAAAAGTTTTTACTGGGTGCCCTAGGCTTACTCGCGTTAACCCTAGCCGGCTGCTCGAATAATCACCTCACCACGAAGAAGTCCAGTTACCGGCCCACGGCGCTCACGGCGGTGGTCAAGGGAAACGCTAGCGCCAAACGCGTCAGCTACCAAATTGATAATGGGAAGAAGCAATCCGTCAAGGTCAACAGCGGCGCTTATTTCTTCCAAGTTCCCGCAGCCACCAAGGACCAAACCGTTAAAATCACGGCGGGGAGCGCGAAGAAGACCGTTACCGTCAAGAAGGTCAAGGCGCTGGGTACCTACAAGTCCCTAGCGGCCAAGTACAACCAGATGGTCACGGCTTCCTACCTGCCAACCAAGGTCCAAAAGCAATTGCAAGCGGCTCAAAAGAACCAAGCGGCAACCAAGAAAAAGTTAACGGCGCTGGCTAAGACCGACCCGGCCGCCGCAGCCGCTGCTGCTCAGCAACAACAAGCCGCCGCCAAGCAGTTACAGGCCGAGATGAACACGGCCAAGCGCAAGGCCAAAGATAGCTTGCTCCCCACCACCACTAAGGATGGTGTCAAGAATCTAACGACGACCAAGTACACCACAGTGCGGGCCAACGTTCAGGACGGCAAGTTAATGGGTCTAGCCATGATTACGCCAACCAAGCAGATGAAGACCAAGACGGGCCAGAAAAAGTTTGGCACGACTTTCGCCCTGCTAGGAACGACGTTGAAGGCTAAGCCGAAATACGTCATTAACAAGTTCGAAAAGGTCTTGAAGGACGCCAAGAAGAATAGTTCATCCACGACGACCAAGACAATTGAATCAAATGGGATTCGCTTCAACACCGGTTTCTCGACGGATCACCTCTACATCTACATGACGCAAGGCTAACGGATAATGGGGAGTGTCTCCGGCTGTCCGCCTTACCATTTGCCAAAATGACTCGGACTTTCTGTCGGGTCATTTTTTTACCGACTTAACTAACTGACTCTCCATCTCGTGGCCACTGTCATCTGTCGCGAAGCCCATTTAGATGGGCTTTCTTCGCCACTTCTTCGTTAATTCAAGGGAATGGTTAACGTATACCCTAAACCAGATAACAAACTGACTTACCCTAACGCATTCTCCCTAAGGGTAATCATTTTTATCCCCAGCAATCAGGTGGCATAATAACGGTATGCTGAGGTAGTGAATATTGGCTGTCATTCAGCATGGAAATGTTTGCTAAACCAGCTAGATTCGTTTTCAAGGGGGAGTTATTATGCAAAACGAAGAAAGAGTATTTGAAAATTTTCTACGGCAGTACCGCGAAATTTTTCGGGTGTTGATCAATGCGGCAGAACAGATTACCGGGCAGTACTCGGTTAGCTTCGAACAGTATTTATTGTTAAAGCAGATCCACGAACAACGGAATATTACGTTGAGTGAATTGGCCGATTCCACGCGGACTACGCGCTCGGCTGCGGCTCGGAAATTGCGGGCCCTGCTGCTGGATGGGTTCGTTGAACAGGAAGCCAAGATGGATGATCGGCGGGTGAAGTACCTGCGCTTGACCGATAAGGGGACCACCGTGGAACATGACATTCACCAAGCCTTTTTGCAGAGTGCAGAGACCTGGAACCAGATTCCAACCAGCTTAACTCCGGCAGATATTACCGACTTCTTTACCCAGTATCAACAAAACATTGCGGTCTGGGACCGGACACGACCAAAGTTCCAGCGGCCAATTCTCAATGCCAAGCGGCGGGTTGAATAACGCCGTGAATTGAAACCGTAAACATGGCTGGTTTCATCACGCATGGAACCACCCATTTCAAAAATAGCGGGAGTTGAATCGTGAGGTTCGGATCCCGTTATTCTTGTATTAGTTTCTATTTATGAGAAAACTATGATAAAAAAATTCCCTTTTAACTATAAAAGCGTTAACCTGTCACTAATGACAATTTTTAAGGAGGATTTCCTATGCGTATTAATCATTTTGCTTCCGATGCGCCATCCGCTGGCGACTTTCCGGTCGACGAATCCCTGTTAACTCAGGACTTTTACGATGCCGTTAATGGCAAGTGGGCCGCCCAAGCAACCATCCCTGGCGACCACGCCTCGACCGGGGGCTTCATGGATCTGGCCGACAACATTGAACACACGCTGATGCATGACTTTAGTGACTTATTAGCGGGCAAATTAACGCCGGCAAATCCCGAAATGGCGGAGTTCAAGAAGCTCTACACCATGACTAGCGACTTCGACCAACGGGAAAAGGCGGGCACCGCACCGCTCAAGCCGTGGCTCGCCAAGATTGAGGCACTGACAGACTTTGATGACCTTAGCCAACACCTAGCCGATTGGTATCGTCAAGGACTTCCGGCGCCCATCGAGGTCGGCGTCGAACCCGACATGAAAGATACCAGCCAATACGCGCTCTACGTGGACGCGCCGAGCCTCTTTCTACCCGACAAGACCTACTATAGCAAAGACAATCCGGCGGCCAAGCAACTCATGCCAATCTTCACCCAAACGGCAACGAAGCTATTGGAACTCCTCGGTTACGACACCGATAAGGCCGCAACCATCGTCGAACAAGCCAAGCAATTCGATGCGCAGATTGCCCCCCACGTGAAGTCCTCCGAAGAAGCCGCTGACTACGTCAAAATTTACAATCCGCGGAAGTTAGCCGCTGTTGATGGCCAGGTCAGTGCGCTTGACCTGACCGGTGCCATTACGGACTTACTGCACGATACGCCGGAAACGGTCATCCTGCCGCAACCGAAGTTCTTCGATGCCGTCGATGACATTCTGGCGCCGGCTAATTTCGACGCGGTTAAGAGCTGGATGCTGGTGAACACTGCCTTTGACGCAACCGGTCTCCTGACCGAAGAATACCGCCAAGTCGGTGGCACCTACAGTCGGGCGCTCTCCGGCAAGAAGGAAGCCCGTTCCCAAGCCAAGGCCGCTTACTACCTGGCCATGGGCAACTTCTCCCAAGTCGTTGGTGACTACTACGGTCGCAAGTACTTCGGCGAAGCGGCTAAAAAAGACGTTCACGACATGGTCGTCAAGATGGCCAACGTTTACCAAAATCGGTTGAAAACCAACGATTGGTTGAGTAAGGCTACCCGGGAAAAGGCCATCGTTAAGCTCCAGAAATTAACGATTAAGGTCGGCTATCCCGATAAAATTGATCCACTCTACGCCAAGTTCCACGTGGACACTGACAAGTCGTTATTCGATAACTTGCAAGGCTTTAGCGAGATTGTTCTGGCTGATTTCTACGGTCACTGGGGCCAACCCGTGGACCGCGACAAGTGGGAAATGAGCGCCAGCACTGTCAACGCTTACTACTCCCCAACCAACAACGAAATTGTCTTTCCCGCGGCGATCTTGCAGAAGCCATTCTACAGCCTGAAGCAATCCAGCAGCGCTAACTACGGGGGTATCGGGGCCGTGATCGCCCACGAAATCTCCCACGCCTTCGACAACAACGGCGCCCAGTTCGATGAATTTGGGAATTTGAACAACTGGTGGACGGACGCCGATCTGGCCCACTTCAAGGACCTGGCTAAGGCCATGATTAACGAATTCGATGGCATCTCCTTTGCTGGTCAGAAAGTCAACGGTAAGCTGACCGTCTCCGAAAACATTGCTGACGCCGGCGGTCTGAGTTGTGCGCTGGAGGCCGCTAAGTCAGAGGATGACGTTGACCTGCGAGCCTTCTTCATCAACTGGGGTAATATCTGGCGGATGAAGGCCACCACTGCGTACATGCAGCTTCTGCTGTCGATTGACGTCCACGCCCCCGCCAAGCTCCGGGCGAACGTGCAACTCAAGAATCTGGCCGACTTCTACAGTACCTTCAACGTTCAGTCGGATGATGCCATGTACTTGGCACCAGCTGACCGGGTGAAGATCTGGTAGTCTTGCCACTTCAATTTCGAATCAAAAAAGCATTTAAATCTTACAGCATATTCAATAACTACGACAAAATAAGGCCTGAATCCGCAAAGATTCAGGCCTTATTTTTTATGCTTTCAACGTACTTTCTCGTTCAATTAATTCGGTACCAATCGTCACTCGTTGCGGTGTCTGCCGGCCCGTCTGCATGCGGTCGGCCACCAGATCGGCGGCCTCCGCGCCCAGCATCTCCGTATTCACGTGAACGCTGCTGAGTTCAGGAAAGACGTACTTAGCAATCGTGGTGTCGTTGAAGCTAAAGACGCTAACCTGTTCCGGCACAGCGACACCATTTTCACGCAGGGCCTTCAGTGCCCCCGCGGCCATAGGATCATTGGTAACGAAGAATGCGTGAGGTAACTGCTTGCCTAGCCGCGTAATGGCGGCCTGCATCTGTTCATAACCCGACTCCGCGGTGTAATCGCCGGTGAAGACCAGCTTGGGATCAAAGACCCCGCGCGCCTGCATCTCGTGGCAGTACGCTGTATACCGGGGATCAATCACCGCCAGCTTGCCATCGGTCGTCGACTCACTCCCACAGATCAGCCCAATCTCGTGCTGATCGCGTTGCCAGAAGAAGTCGACCACCTGCTGAACGGCCACGTCAAAGTCCGTGACTACACTATCGTAGCCGTGACCCAATTGATCCTGATCGACAAAGACCAGATTGGCCGTCAGCTGAGACAATGTACTGACCTGCTCGTCACTGAATTTACCAATAGCAATCACGGCGTCCACGTCTGGATCAATGGCCTGCAGGTTATTCTGAAACGTTCGCGTAGCCAGCATGTTGAGCTGCTCACAGCGTTTCTCTAAGCCCAACCGAATCGCCATGTAATACAGGTCATCCAATTCCTTAGACTTCGAGTACCACTGGACGATGGCAACTCGCAGTTGCTTGGCCGGTGCGTTAGCTCGTCGTTTGGACTTGGTGTAGTTCAAGTCCTCGGCGACCTCGAATATTTGTTTTCTGGTGGACTCACTGACCGACAATGTCCGGTCGTAATTCAGAACCCGTGACACGGTCGCCAGCGAGACCCCTACCGTTGTCGCAATATCTTTTAAGGTGGCTGCGATCACCATCACCTCCCGACTGTTTTAGAGCTGTGCCATGAATTTATCTAGCGCGGCTTGGCCCTGGGCATCGCGCTTGAAGACACCGGCATCGGCCAGCACACGGGCAAAGGTATTGCCGATCGCCTGGTGGATGATGGCCGTGACGTTAGCCGCCGTAACCGTGTTTTGACGCTTCAAATCATCGGCCCACGCCTGATGCATTGGCGCCATCTGGTTCGGCTGGTCCAGCAAGTATTTGCTGACCTCAGCCATCTCTGACTTCAGCCGTGCCGGCAAGATGGCCCGCCCCATGACCTCAATCAAGCCAATGTTTTCGCGCTTGATGTGTTGAACGTCCTGATGCGGATGGAAAATACCGTCCGGATACTGTTCGGACGTCTGATTATCCCGGAGCACGAGGTCCAACACGTAGTCCGCACCATCGCGGTAAGCAATGGGGGTAATCGTGTGATGCCGCGTGCCGTTCGTATAGGCCCGCACGTCCACGCTTTCATCGGAATAGTCAATCCATGAGGTTAAGACCTTGGTTGCCGCCGTAATCAGCGGTTCTGGCTGCGGTCCGCGGAGCCGAATATCGGTCATCGGCCACTGCACAATGCCAGCTGAAACGCCATCGACCCCTAGATCTACCGGCCGGTCAATCCCCGCCTTCATCATTGGGAAGGTGTGTTTACCGCCCTGATAGTGGTCGTGGGTCAGCATGGATCCGCCCACGATTGGCAGATCGGCATTGCTCCCGACGAAGTACGTAGGGAACTGCCGGACAATTTCCAACAAGTTGGTAAAGGTGTGTTGGTTAATCACCATTGGCCGGTGTTCTTGGGCCAAGAAGATGGCGTGTTCCGCGAAATAAGCGTATGGCGAATACTGGAAGCCCCAGGTCTCGCCGCCCACCATCAACCGGATAATCCGGTGATTGCTGCGGGCGGGATAGCCCAGACGGCCCAGATACCCCTCGTTGGTCATGCAGAGTTGGTCAAGCGGATAGCTGACCTGTTGCTGCGTCTGCGCGGCCGCAATGGCCTTGGGGTCCTTTTCTGGCTTGGACAGATTAATGGTAATCTCCAATTCACCAGCTGGTGTCTGCGCCGGGAAAACCACGTTACGCGCAATGTTCCGTGTCTTAATGTAGTTATTGGCCTTGCTCAACTGGTAGAACCAGTCGGTCGCGGCACTGGGACTCTGTTGATAACGGTCCCAAAAGCCACGGTTCACGGCCGATGGGAGTGGTGTCATGAAGTCCATTAACTGTGACTCCAGAATCTCACGGGGACTGGGTGCATCTTCAATCTTATCGTTGGCCACAGCCGTGTCGACCATGGCGGCAACCAAGTCAATCGGTTCGTCACTCACGGCGGCTTGGGCCGGGCCATCACCAATCAGCGCGAAGATCCGGTTGGTCACGTACTGTCGGTCCAGCTCCGTGTACGGCGCTGGTGAAGCCACGACTGCGTTAATAAATGTTTGAATGGTATCCGTCATTACTTAGCCGCCTCGTTTTGATCGTCATAGCCAGCTGGATGCTTTTGTTTCCAGTTCCAAGCGGTCCGGATGATATCCTCAACGTTGTCAAATTGTGGTTGCCAGTTCAGTACCTTTCGTGCCTTGTCGCTGGCCGCAATCAACGTGCTAGGATCGCCGGCCCGCCGTGGTGCCATCTTGGCTGGGATTTCCTTGCCCGTGACCTTCCGGGCAGCCTCCAGCATTTCCTTGTTGGAGAAACCGGTTGAAGAACCCAGGTTAAAGGCGTCGCTGTCGTGGCCGGCCTTCAGGTATTCTAGCGCCAAGATGTGGGCATCGACCAGGTCGACAACCTGGACGTAATCCCGGACGTTGGTCCCATCCTTGGTCGGGTAGTCGCCGCCGAAGATGGAGAGTTCCTTACGTTCGCCAGCAGCTACCTGCAAGATAATCGGAATCAAGTGGGTTTCAGGATGGTGGTCTTCACCGATGCTCCCGTCTTCCTTGGCCCCAGCTACGTTAAAGTAACGAAGCGCAATGAATTTAATCCCGTAGGCTTCATCGGCCCACCGCATGATCTTTTCCATCATCAACTTGCTTTCGCCATAGGGATTCGTCGGAATCTGTGGGTCGGTTTCCTTGATTGGAATCTGCTTCGGTTCGCCGTAAGTGGCGGCCGTCGATGAGAAGATAATCCGCTTGACGTTGTGTTTGTTCATCACTTCAAGTAAGGAAACCATCCCGGTCGTATTGTTATCGAAGTATTTCAGCGGCTTTTCCATGGATTCAGGAACAATGGAGAAGGCGGCGAAGTGCATAACGCCATCGACATCTTCTTGATCAAACACGCTGTTTAAGAATTTTTGGTCGCGTACATCGCCTTCGTAGAACCGTGCCTTTTTATTGACCGCAGCCCGGTGACCCGTGACTAAGTTGTCCACGACGGCCACGTCATACCCCTTTTGAATCAACCGGTCAACGGCGTGGGAGCCAATATAACCCGCACCACCTAAAACTAAAACTGTCATCATCAATTTCTCCTCAATTAGGTTGTCTTCTGTTTATTCTAACCTTATTCATTTTGACTGTTAACCCGTTTAAACCCGGTGAAATCACTTAAAATAAGCTCCCTCATCTGGGTCAACATGACCGACCACTTTACTTTTGTAATTCCTGTGGGCCGTCCGCAATCTCGGCGACGTAGAACTCAGCCTTGTGACCAATCGTCTTCTCGTAGACTTGACCAACTTTGGTTTCGAAGTCTTCGACGTTGCTCTTCTTAACAATTGCAATCGCACAACCCCCGAAGCCGGCTCCGGTCATCCGGGCACCTAACACGCCAGGTTGTTGCCAAGCCGTTTCAACCAAGGTATCGAGTTCCTTACCCGTTACGGCAAAATCATAGTTCAGGGAAACGTGGGAGGCATTTACCAAGTGGCCAAAGGTCGGCAAATCATGGTTTTGTAAGGCCTTAAACGCCTTCAGGGTCCGTTGATTTTCGAAGACGGCATGCCGTGCGCGCTTGATTAACGTGTCATCATTGATGAGGTAAGCGTTCTGGTCGAATTGGTCTTCGTCTAAGTCGCCCAGCGTCTTAATATCGAGCTTGGTCTGCAGCCGCTTCAAGGCCTCTTCACACTGTGCCCGCCGTTCATTATACTTGGAATCGGTCAGTTCACGACGCTTCTTCGTGTTCATGATGACCACGACGTTATCGCCTAAATCAAGTGGCGCGTATTCATAGGCCAGCGTATTGGTATCCAACAAAATGGCTTGGTCTTTCTTGCCCATCCCGATAGCAAACTGGTCCATGATCCCGGTATTCAGGCCAAAGTAATCATTTTCCACTTGTTGGCCGACCTTAACCATTTCAACTTCATTCAGTTTCATCCCGTAGGCGGCATGGAGAATCTCACCCATCAGCATTTCCATGGAAGCGGATGAGGACAAGCCGGAAGCATCCGGTAGGTTCCCATGAACAAAGAGATCGAATCCGTGGTCAATGGTTAGGTCTTGTTTTGCCAGCTCGAACAACATGCCTTTCAGGTAGTTAGCCCAATTGTCGGCTTTGTTAAACGTCAAATCGTCCAACGAGAACGTCAGCGTCCCGGCCTCGGGAACGTTGGCCGAATACACCCGAAACTCACGGTCGCTTCTATCCGAATAGGCGGCGTAGGTTCCCATGCTAATGGCTGCCGGGAAAACGTGACCTCCGTTAAAATCTGTATATTCACCAATCAAATTAATTCGTCCGGGGGAAAAGAATACCCGTTGCGGAGCGACATCAAATTTTTCTTGATATTCAGTTGCTAAGCTGGCAAAATCCATGTCTATTAACCCCTTAATGTTTTTAGTAAAGTTTTACTATAATTATCATAACTGCTTTTCAGTTGATTGTCAACGCATTTATAAAGCGCTTTCTTCTTGTCATCACGATTTACACCTTGGTCATCACCGCCCTTAGTTACCTACAGAAAAACCCCAGACACAAGTTCTGAGGTTTTCTAGATTCTAATTAATTTTGCGTTTCAGACTGCTTTTCAGCCTGTTCAGTCCTTAATTTTTTCTCCAGTTTTCTGACGATTTCTGCATGTTTCTTCTCAGACAGCGTCACCTTAAATTGATAAATCAAGGCTGACACTACCAGCAAGATCATGGGCATGTAGAAAATAAAGGAATGGAAGATAAACATACCATGCGCGGTAATATCACTCGGCTTGGCATCCCCCGTCATCCCAGCTTGGACGGCCGCAATCACAACAATCCCAGTTGAGAAAGCCCCAGCCAATTTATCAATCAAAGGCCGGACGGACAAGGTCACGGATTCGTTCCGCGTCCCGTTCTTCCACTGACCATACTCCACACTGTCGGTAATCGTCATCAACGCCGCCAAGAAAATCATGGGGTACGGGAAGAAGAAGATGGCATCCGCGACGTACATCATCATGGCGCTATCGCCCGCAAAATTAAAGAGCAGGTAGCCAACCAACATCATGCAAATCCCGCCAACGTAGACACCGCGCCGGGTAATCTTGGACACGATGATTGGGAAAAGTGGCACCGAGATGATTCCCAATAAGGCAGTCACCCCACCGATAACACTATAAGCATTGGGATTGCCGATGACGTAGCGGAAATAATAAATCAATAGTGAGTTGGTGACGACATAACTTAAGGCAAATAGCAGATAGGAAAAGCCTAACCACATCAACTGGTCGTTTTCAGCGATCACCTTGAAGACATCCCGGAAACGCGTCCGCTCCGTATTTTCCCGGATCAAGTTCTTGGTTTCTTTCGTCCCAAAGAAGGTGGCTAACGCACCCAGCAGCGAGACCAAGCCAATCACAATGGCGAAGCCTAACCATCCAGCACGGGTCTGCGTATCTCCGTGGGTCCCTGAGAACTTCTGGGAGAAGTAGGTGACCAGGGGCACGACCACAATAATGACCCCTTGAGACCCTAAGGTAGAGCCAAACCGACCGACTGTCCCAAAGCGGTTACGCACCTTGGTATCCACACTCAAGGCCGGTAACATGGACCAAAACGAAATGTCTTTGAACGAATAGAAGATATCCATAATGACGAAGACAATCCCAAAGACTAGGAAGTACATGGAAGTGTTGGAATCCGCCAAACCAAACAGGCTAGAGAACATCAGAATCAGTCCGATCGAACTGACGATGG contains:
- a CDS encoding glycoside-pentoside-hexuronide (GPH):cation symporter, yielding MIKQYFSYALGAFGHDAFYATLNTYFAMFVTGALFVGKGAAAEAGIVTTMVVVIRLVEIAFDPMIGGMVDNTDTKMGKFKPWLLAGAIVSSIGLILMFSSLFGLADSNTSMYFLVFGIVFVIMDIFYSFKDISFWSMLPALSVDTKVRNRFGTVGRFGSTLGSQGVIIVVVPLVTYFSQKFSGTHGDTQTRAGWLGFAIVIGLVSLLGALATFFGTKETKNLIRENTERTRFRDVFKVIAENDQLMWLGFSYLLFALSYVVTNSLLIYYFRYVIGNPNAYSVIGGVTALLGIISVPLFPIIVSKITRRGVYVGGICMMLVGYLLFNFAGDSAMMMYVADAIFFFPYPMIFLAALMTITDSVEYGQWKNGTRNESVTLSVRPLIDKLAGAFSTGIVVIAAVQAGMTGDAKPSDITAHGMFIFHSFIFYMPMILLVVSALIYQFKVTLSEKKHAEIVRKLEKKLRTEQAEKQSETQN
- a CDS encoding galactokinase, giving the protein MDFASLATEYQEKFDVAPQRVFFSPGRINLIGEYTDFNGGHVFPAAISMGTYAAYSDRSDREFRVYSANVPEAGTLTFSLDDLTFNKADNWANYLKGMLFELAKQDLTIDHGFDLFVHGNLPDASGLSSSASMEMLMGEILHAAYGMKLNEVEMVKVGQQVENDYFGLNTGIMDQFAIGMGKKDQAILLDTNTLAYEYAPLDLGDNVVVIMNTKKRRELTDSKYNERRAQCEEALKRLQTKLDIKTLGDLDEDQFDQNAYLINDDTLIKRARHAVFENQRTLKAFKALQNHDLPTFGHLVNASHVSLNYDFAVTGKELDTLVETAWQQPGVLGARMTGAGFGGCAIAIVKKSNVEDFETKVGQVYEKTIGHKAEFYVAEIADGPQELQK